The genomic segment CCACAGGTTTCCGTTAGAAAAAATTGTTGACGCTATGGAAACCACGCGGAGCGGTGCGGGGTTAAAAAGTATTATCGTGATTACCGAAAATATGCGGTGAAAAGGATTTTATTATGGAACTAAAAAATAAAGTTGCGGTTGTTACCGGTTCAGCGCAGGGGTTGGGTGAAGCGTTGGCGTATCGCCTGGCGGAGGAAGGGTGTGACGTCGTGATTGCGGATATCAACACGGATAAGTGCGGTGTCGTAGCGGAAAATATTGTGAAAAAGTATGAGCGCAAATCTGTTGCTGTAAAAGTTGATGTTACCAACGAAAACGATGTTGACGCGATGGTAAACACTGCGGTTGAAAAGTTTGGGAAGCTCGATATTCTTGTGAGTAACGCGGGGATACTCCAGGCGTTTGATATCGCAGAGTTCCCGTATGCTAACTGGAAAAAAGTTGTGGATGTCAATCTTAACGGCTATTTCCTCTGCGCGCGCGCAGCAGCGCGTGTGATGATTCCTAAAAAACAAGGAGTTATCATACAGATAAATTCAAAATCCGGGAAAAAAGGCAGTTTCCGTAACTCCGCGTATGCAGCGTCGAAGTTCGGCGGAATCGGGTTAACGCAAAGCGTGGCATTAGACCTTGCGCCTTACGGGATTCGCGTTAACGCTGTGTGCCCGGGTAACCTGCTTGACTCGCCGTTGTGGAATGATAGTTTGTACGAACAGTATGCCAAAAAATGGGGTATCACAAAAGAGGAAGTTAAGAAAAAGTATATGGACCAGGTACCGTTAGGGCGCGGGTGTACGTATAACGACGTGGCGAACATTGTTGTCTTTCTTGCAAGTGAGAAAGCTGCGTATATGACAGGGCAGGCGGTAAACGTTACCGGCGGGCAGGAGATGCGGTAAGATAAGATTTGATAAAAACATAGACAGGGTTTATGGTTGAAACAACGGTTGAGCTCGAAGAATTACTTGGCCATCATAATGTTACCCGCAGGGTAAACGCGTTACGTGAACTAAAAAAATGTGTAATACACGGGGAAGTACCGCTTTACCCGAAGACAATGTATTCTAACCTGCACTGCCATACAATTTATTCGTTTAACGGGTATGGGTTCACACCGCAGCGTGTTGTATGGGAAGCGTTTAAAGCAGGGGTTGATACTGTTGGGATAGTAGAATTTGATGTTTTGGATAGCCTGGATGAAGCGCTGGAAGCAG from the Elusimicrobiota bacterium genome contains:
- the srlD gene encoding sorbitol-6-phosphate dehydrogenase, whose amino-acid sequence is MELKNKVAVVTGSAQGLGEALAYRLAEEGCDVVIADINTDKCGVVAENIVKKYERKSVAVKVDVTNENDVDAMVNTAVEKFGKLDILVSNAGILQAFDIAEFPYANWKKVVDVNLNGYFLCARAAARVMIPKKQGVIIQINSKSGKKGSFRNSAYAASKFGGIGLTQSVALDLAPYGIRVNAVCPGNLLDSPLWNDSLYEQYAKKWGITKEEVKKKYMDQVPLGRGCTYNDVANIVVFLASEKAAYMTGQAVNVTGGQEMR